A section of the Bacillus sp. HSf4 genome encodes:
- the hemH gene encoding ferrochelatase, whose product MKRKKIGLLVMAYGTPYQEDDIIPYYTHIRHGKRPTDEMIDDLKNRYKHIGGISPLAKITEAQAKKLEDVLNSRQNEVEYVSYLGLKHISPFIEDAVEQMKRDHIEEAVSIVLAPHYSTFSTEVYNRRAQKAAENIGGPRIASIDEWHQEEGFIRYWTEEINRILKQMSQDELQKTIVICSAHSLPEKIKEHGDPYPDQLKETAKQIAERLPFDQVTAGWQSEGNTPDPWLGPDVQDLTRKLYREGYRSFIYAPVGFVADHLEVLYDNDYECKVITDELGAPYYRPPMPNTDPRFIDVLARVVLKKTAGHFTTELV is encoded by the coding sequence ATGAAACGAAAAAAAATCGGCCTGCTCGTCATGGCTTATGGAACTCCTTATCAAGAAGACGATATCATTCCCTACTATACGCACATCCGCCATGGAAAAAGACCGACCGATGAGATGATCGACGACCTGAAAAACCGCTACAAGCATATCGGCGGGATCTCTCCTTTGGCAAAAATAACGGAGGCTCAGGCAAAAAAACTCGAAGATGTGTTAAACTCCCGGCAAAATGAAGTGGAATATGTCTCATATCTCGGCTTAAAACACATCTCTCCGTTTATCGAGGATGCGGTTGAGCAAATGAAGCGGGACCACATTGAAGAAGCCGTTTCCATCGTCTTAGCCCCTCACTATTCCACCTTTAGTACCGAAGTCTACAACCGGCGCGCCCAAAAAGCCGCGGAAAACATCGGCGGCCCCCGGATCGCGTCCATTGATGAGTGGCATCAGGAAGAGGGCTTCATCCGTTACTGGACAGAAGAAATCAACCGGATTCTTAAACAGATGTCTCAAGACGAATTGCAAAAAACCATTGTGATTTGCTCAGCCCACAGCTTGCCGGAAAAGATCAAGGAGCATGGCGATCCATATCCAGATCAGCTTAAAGAAACCGCAAAACAGATCGCAGAACGGCTGCCTTTTGACCAGGTCACTGCCGGCTGGCAAAGCGAAGGCAATACACCTGACCCTTGGCTCGGTCCCGATGTACAGGATCTGACCCGAAAGCTTTACCGGGAAGGCTACAGATCCTTCATCTACGCTCCAGTCGGCTTTGTAGCCGACCATCTGGAGGTTCTTTATGATAATGACTATGAATGCAAAGTCATTACAGACGAGCTCGGCGCCCCTTATTACCGTCCGCCGATGCCGAATACCGACCCCCGTTTTATCGATGTGCTTGCCCGCGTCGTATTAAAAAAAACTGCCGGTCATTTTACAACAGAGCTGGTTTAG